Proteins encoded by one window of Vibrio rumoiensis:
- the dut gene encoding dUTP diphosphatase has product MTKKIDLKILDSRIGDQFPLPAYATEGSAGLDLRACLDNALMVEPGQTHLVPTGLAIHIGDPNLAATILPRSGLGHKHGIVLGNLVGLIDSDYQGQLMVSVWNRGQDTFTIEPGDRIAQLVFVPVVQAEFNIVADFDATQRGEGGFGHSGKK; this is encoded by the coding sequence ATGACCAAGAAAATTGATTTAAAAATTTTAGATAGCCGCATCGGCGACCAATTCCCGCTTCCAGCTTATGCGACTGAAGGTTCGGCAGGCTTAGATTTACGTGCTTGTTTAGATAACGCTCTAATGGTAGAGCCGGGTCAAACTCACTTAGTTCCAACGGGTCTTGCCATTCATATTGGCGATCCAAACCTTGCTGCAACGATTCTTCCTCGTTCCGGCTTAGGTCATAAACATGGTATTGTGCTTGGCAATTTAGTGGGCCTAATTGATTCTGATTACCAAGGTCAATTAATGGTTTCAGTCTGGAATCGCGGCCAAGATACTTTTACTATTGAACCTGGTGACCGCATCGCACAATTGGTGTTTGTTCCCGTCGTCCAAGCAGAATTTAATATCGTCGCGGATTTTGATGCAACTCAACGCGGCGAAGGTGGGTTTGGTCATTCGGGGAAAAAGTAA
- the slmA gene encoding nucleoid occlusion factor SlmA produces MAGPKKHNRREEILQALAQMLESTEGASRITTAKLAKQVGVSEAALYRHFPSKARMFEGLIEFIEDALLSRINRILAEEKDTLNRIRLVLQLLLAFAERNPGLSRIMSGHALMFENERLRGRINQLFDRIETQLRQILRERQIREGKSFPVEESILAAQLLGQVEGSLNRFVRSDFKYQPTANFDQYWALLKAQME; encoded by the coding sequence ATGGCAGGGCCAAAAAAACATAATCGTCGTGAAGAGATCCTTCAGGCATTGGCGCAAATGTTAGAGTCAACTGAAGGGGCATCGCGTATTACGACTGCGAAGTTAGCCAAACAAGTTGGTGTATCTGAAGCGGCGCTTTACCGTCACTTTCCAAGTAAAGCACGCATGTTTGAAGGCTTAATTGAGTTTATTGAAGATGCCCTACTGTCACGCATCAATCGTATTTTGGCTGAAGAAAAAGATACCTTGAACCGCATCCGTTTGGTCCTACAATTGCTATTAGCTTTCGCCGAGCGTAACCCGGGCTTATCTCGCATCATGTCAGGACATGCATTAATGTTTGAAAATGAACGTTTACGTGGCCGTATTAACCAATTATTTGATCGTATTGAAACTCAACTACGTCAAATCTTACGTGAACGTCAAATTCGCGAAGGCAAAAGTTTTCCGGTTGAAGAATCTATTTTAGCAGCTCAATTGCTAGGGCAAGTGGAAGGTAGTTTGAACCGTTTTGTTCGTTCTGATTTTAAATATCAACCAACGGCTAACTTTGATCAATACTGGGCGTTACTGAAAGCGCAGATGGAATAA
- the recG gene encoding ATP-dependent DNA helicase RecG, with protein sequence MQSQLLSAVPLTSLSGVGAKVAEKLAKIGLHSIQDLLFHLPLRYEDRTRIYPIAKLHTGLFVAIQGRVMSCDTHFGRKKMLTVKVSDGNGTLTLRFFNFNAGMKNSFAEGRPLYAYGEIKRGNMGLEIMHPDYHFLNGSDAPELEQSLTPIYPTTDGLRQNTLKSLTDQALALLDSSAVTELLPSGLYDHQITLNQALHTIHRPSPDIDMQQFELGRHSAQRRLIIEELLAQNLSMLDVRSQGQQDLALPLTCTSQLKQQLLATLPFSPTNAQARVVGEIEQDLQQPHPMMRLVQGDVGSGKTLVAVLAATHALEQGYQVALMAPTELLAEQHAINFAQWLEPLGISVGWLAGKLTGKAKQTQLERIVSGEAKMIVGTHALFQQHVEFNHLALVIIDEQHRFGVHQRLELREKGKKQGSYPHQLIMTATPIPRTLAMTAYADLETSVIDELPPGRTPIQTVAIADTRRKDIIERVRVACAEEGKQAYWVCTLIDESEVLEAQAAADTAEELQRQLPELKIGLVHGRMKPAEKQQVMQQFKSGELHLLVATTVIEVGVDVPNASLMIIENPERLGLAQLHQLRGRVGRGSVASSCVLLYHAPLSKTAQKRLGVLRESNDGFIIAQKDLEIRGPGEVLGTKQTGLADFKIADLLRDQYLIPEVQRIARHIHQQYPSNAKAIVQRWLGERSEYVKA encoded by the coding sequence ATGCAATCACAACTCCTCTCCGCAGTTCCTCTAACCTCTCTTTCAGGCGTCGGTGCGAAGGTGGCTGAAAAACTCGCCAAGATAGGTTTGCATTCAATTCAAGATCTGCTTTTTCATTTGCCGCTGCGTTATGAAGATCGTACTCGCATCTATCCCATTGCCAAATTACATACCGGCCTATTTGTCGCCATTCAAGGGCGAGTGATGAGTTGTGATACGCACTTTGGCCGTAAAAAAATGCTGACCGTTAAAGTCAGCGATGGTAATGGCACATTGACGTTACGCTTTTTCAACTTCAATGCTGGCATGAAAAACAGCTTTGCTGAAGGTCGCCCTTTGTATGCTTATGGAGAAATTAAGCGTGGCAACATGGGACTTGAAATCATGCACCCTGACTATCATTTTTTAAATGGTAGTGATGCACCAGAACTCGAACAAAGCTTAACGCCTATCTACCCCACTACCGATGGTTTACGTCAAAATACCCTCAAGAGTTTAACTGACCAAGCCCTAGCGTTATTAGACAGTTCGGCGGTAACCGAATTACTGCCAAGTGGGCTATACGACCATCAAATCACCTTAAACCAAGCACTGCATACGATTCATCGACCTTCACCAGATATTGATATGCAACAGTTTGAGCTAGGTAGACACTCGGCTCAACGTCGATTAATTATTGAAGAATTGCTGGCTCAAAATCTATCCATGCTGGATGTACGTAGTCAAGGCCAACAAGATCTCGCCTTACCATTAACCTGTACAAGTCAGCTCAAGCAACAATTACTTGCTACTCTGCCTTTTAGCCCAACCAATGCCCAAGCTCGTGTGGTGGGTGAAATTGAACAAGACTTGCAACAACCACATCCAATGATGCGCTTAGTGCAAGGTGATGTCGGCTCAGGCAAAACGCTGGTTGCTGTGTTAGCCGCCACTCACGCTTTGGAACAAGGTTATCAAGTTGCATTAATGGCCCCGACCGAATTATTGGCAGAACAACATGCCATTAATTTTGCTCAATGGTTAGAACCTTTAGGTATTTCCGTGGGTTGGTTAGCCGGAAAATTAACGGGGAAAGCCAAGCAAACTCAGCTAGAACGTATTGTTTCTGGTGAGGCCAAAATGATAGTAGGCACTCACGCACTGTTTCAGCAACATGTTGAATTTAATCATCTCGCCTTAGTGATCATTGATGAGCAGCACCGTTTTGGTGTCCATCAACGATTAGAGTTACGTGAGAAAGGAAAGAAGCAAGGCAGTTACCCTCACCAGTTAATTATGACGGCAACGCCCATTCCCCGTACTCTGGCCATGACTGCCTATGCCGATCTTGAAACCTCTGTCATTGATGAACTACCACCGGGCCGAACGCCTATTCAAACCGTCGCCATCGCCGATACTCGCCGCAAAGATATTATCGAGCGTGTACGAGTGGCTTGCGCCGAAGAAGGCAAACAAGCCTATTGGGTATGCACCTTAATTGATGAATCGGAAGTATTAGAAGCTCAAGCGGCTGCCGATACCGCTGAAGAATTGCAACGCCAACTACCTGAGCTAAAAATTGGTTTGGTACATGGCCGCATGAAGCCTGCTGAAAAACAGCAAGTCATGCAGCAATTTAAGTCGGGTGAATTACATTTATTAGTCGCCACCACGGTGATTGAAGTTGGGGTTGATGTACCCAATGCCAGTTTGATGATCATTGAAAACCCTGAACGCTTAGGTTTAGCGCAACTGCATCAGCTACGAGGTCGCGTTGGTCGAGGCTCGGTGGCTAGCTCTTGCGTACTGCTTTATCACGCCCCACTGTCCAAAACGGCGCAAAAACGTCTCGGGGTACTGCGCGAAAGTAATGATGGCTTTATCATCGCTCAAAAAGATCTCGAAATTCGAGGTCCAGGTGAAGTCCTTGGCACCAAACAAACGGGATTAGCAGACTTTAAAATTGCCGATTTATTGCGTGATCAATATTTGATCCCCGAAGTGCAACGCATCGCTCGTCACATCCATCAGCAATACCCAAGTAATGCAAAAGCCATCGTTCAGCGTTGGCTAGGTGAACGAAGTGAGTATGTAAAAGCGTAA
- the radC gene encoding RadC family protein produces MSLKMLPEESRPREKLLARGPQSLSDAELLAIFLRTGLQGMNAIELADHLLKEFGSLRTLLSACQSQFCSHKGLGSAKFAQLQAVVEMTKRYLAETIKRGDALTSPEHTKHYLSSVLRDRQREAFYVLFLDNQNRVISDEVLFEGTIDAASVYPREVVKRSMQHNAAALILAHNHPSGVAEPSDADRRITRRLVEAMALVDIRILDHFVIGDGEVVSFAERGWM; encoded by the coding sequence ATGTCTTTAAAAATGCTGCCTGAAGAGTCTCGCCCAAGAGAAAAGTTACTTGCCCGGGGACCTCAATCGTTATCGGATGCCGAATTATTGGCAATTTTTCTGCGTACCGGATTACAAGGAATGAATGCGATAGAACTCGCGGATCATTTATTAAAAGAGTTTGGTTCACTGCGCACGTTACTTTCAGCGTGTCAATCTCAATTTTGTTCACATAAAGGGTTAGGCTCGGCGAAATTTGCCCAATTGCAAGCCGTGGTTGAAATGACCAAGCGTTATCTGGCTGAAACCATTAAGCGGGGGGATGCTTTAACCAGCCCTGAACATACCAAACATTATTTAAGCAGTGTCTTGCGTGATAGGCAGCGAGAAGCGTTTTACGTGTTATTTCTCGATAACCAAAATCGTGTGATCAGTGATGAAGTGTTATTTGAAGGGACGATAGATGCCGCCAGCGTTTACCCGAGAGAAGTGGTGAAGCGTTCAATGCAGCATAATGCTGCCGCTTTAATTCTTGCGCATAATCATCCTTCAGGTGTTGCCGAGCCGAGTGATGCGGATCGGCGTATCACTCGTCGTTTAGTCGAAGCGATGGCATTGGTGGATATACGGATTCTGGATCATTTTGTGATCGGCGATGGTGAGGTCGTATCGTTTGCTGAAAGAGGGTGGATGTGA
- the lpxL gene encoding LpxL/LpxP family Kdo(2)-lipid IV(A) lauroyl/palmitoleoyl acyltransferase, with product MVNFVPPKFSMSLLHPKYWGIWFGFGFIALLVNVLPYRVLYWIGRSLGYLSMFAVKKRVKVAQRNLELCFPEISNTRKDYLVKENFKNTGFAIFESAIAWFWPDWRLKKRVGYYHVDRLTKFEEQGRGTLICGVHALNVELTARCCALFSPGYGVYRPHNNPVFNFIQHWGRTRNGNIMVDRKDVKGMLKVLRKGKKLFYLPDHDYGPKNAVFVPFFAVPDACTTTGTSVLVDASKCAVLPVSCFRVGFRYDFRIEQDISEGFPRRDPEGAAIHMNKTIEKLILRGGDQWMWLHKRFKTMPDGKNKGIRYK from the coding sequence CTGGTCAATTTTGTGCCACCAAAGTTTTCAATGAGCTTACTTCACCCTAAATATTGGGGCATTTGGTTTGGCTTTGGATTCATCGCTTTACTGGTCAATGTTCTCCCTTATCGAGTTTTATATTGGATAGGTCGCTCACTCGGCTACTTATCAATGTTTGCGGTCAAAAAACGCGTGAAAGTGGCTCAACGTAACCTTGAATTGTGTTTCCCTGAAATCAGTAACACGCGCAAAGACTACTTAGTCAAAGAGAACTTTAAGAATACTGGCTTTGCAATTTTTGAAAGTGCTATTGCATGGTTTTGGCCTGATTGGCGTTTAAAAAAGCGCGTCGGTTATTACCACGTTGACCGCCTAACTAAATTTGAAGAGCAAGGCCGCGGTACATTGATCTGCGGAGTTCATGCATTGAATGTCGAGCTAACTGCTCGCTGTTGTGCCCTTTTTTCTCCAGGTTATGGTGTTTATCGCCCACACAATAACCCTGTGTTTAACTTCATTCAGCATTGGGGTCGTACTCGTAACGGCAACATCATGGTTGATCGTAAAGACGTAAAAGGTATGCTCAAGGTGCTACGAAAAGGTAAAAAGTTATTCTATTTGCCCGATCATGATTATGGCCCGAAAAATGCTGTGTTTGTCCCTTTCTTCGCCGTACCGGATGCCTGTACTACCACTGGTACTAGTGTGTTAGTCGATGCTAGCAAATGCGCGGTATTACCTGTTTCCTGCTTCCGTGTCGGTTTCCGTTATGACTTCCGAATTGAGCAAGATATTAGCGAAGGTTTCCCTCGCCGAGACCCAGAAGGCGCTGCCATTCACATGAATAAAACCATTGAAAAGCTCATCCTACGCGGTGGTGATCAATGGATGTGGTTACATAAGCGCTTTAAAACGATGCCAGATGGGAAGAATAAAGGGATTCGGTATAAATAA
- the coaBC gene encoding bifunctional phosphopantothenoylcysteine decarboxylase/phosphopantothenate--cysteine ligase CoaBC produces the protein MEQSLAGKKILLGISGGIAAYKCADLTRRLIERGAQVQVVMTPAAKEFITPLTMQAVSGRPVSDSLLDPAAEASMGHIELAKWADLILLAPATADLIARMRAGMGNDLLTTLILASNAPIAVAPAMNQQMYANIATQENLAALAQRGMMIWGPAAGQQACGDVGYGRMLEPMELVGHCEGFFGPKPLQNIKLAITAGPTREAIDPVRYISNHSSGKMGFAIAEAAANMGATVTLISGPVSLATPNDVHRIDVESAEQMHQIAMEHAVNNDIFISCAAVADYRPSNVAEQKIKKNADNEHMQIEMVKNPDIVASVAALTKQRPFTVGFAAETQDVEQYARDKLKKKNLDLICANDVSVAGLGFNSNDNALHLYWNTGEKALATASKAQLAKQLLNIIASDLFRKK, from the coding sequence ATTGAACAAAGCTTGGCTGGAAAAAAAATCCTATTGGGAATTAGTGGCGGTATTGCAGCTTATAAATGCGCAGATTTAACCCGTCGTTTGATTGAACGTGGCGCACAAGTTCAAGTAGTGATGACCCCAGCGGCAAAAGAGTTTATTACGCCGCTTACCATGCAAGCCGTCTCTGGACGTCCAGTATCCGATAGTTTATTAGATCCTGCTGCTGAAGCCTCAATGGGTCACATTGAATTAGCCAAATGGGCCGATTTAATTCTACTTGCGCCCGCCACTGCCGATTTAATTGCCAGAATGCGAGCGGGAATGGGCAATGATTTACTCACCACCTTGATTCTTGCTTCCAATGCGCCAATTGCGGTTGCGCCTGCAATGAACCAACAAATGTACGCCAATATCGCGACCCAAGAAAACCTCGCGGCTCTTGCTCAACGCGGCATGATGATTTGGGGGCCTGCTGCCGGTCAACAAGCCTGTGGCGATGTGGGCTACGGCCGAATGTTAGAGCCAATGGAGCTAGTTGGGCATTGCGAAGGTTTCTTCGGGCCTAAACCACTACAAAATATTAAGCTAGCGATTACTGCCGGCCCGACGCGTGAAGCCATTGACCCGGTGCGTTATATCTCGAATCACAGTTCAGGAAAAATGGGATTCGCCATTGCAGAAGCCGCGGCTAATATGGGTGCAACAGTGACCCTAATCAGCGGCCCGGTCTCTTTAGCGACCCCGAACGATGTCCATCGCATTGATGTTGAAAGCGCAGAACAGATGCATCAAATAGCCATGGAACATGCGGTAAATAATGATATTTTCATTAGCTGCGCTGCGGTTGCCGATTACCGCCCAAGCAATGTCGCAGAACAAAAAATTAAAAAAAACGCCGATAACGAACACATGCAAATCGAGATGGTGAAAAATCCCGATATTGTTGCCTCGGTTGCCGCATTAACCAAACAGCGCCCCTTTACCGTAGGGTTTGCAGCCGAAACTCAAGATGTTGAACAATACGCTCGTGACAAACTGAAAAAGAAAAATTTAGATTTAATCTGCGCCAATGATGTTTCAGTGGCAGGATTAGGCTTCAACAGTAACGACAATGCCTTGCATTTATATTGGAATACTGGCGAAAAAGCGTTAGCAACCGCAAGCAAAGCACAACTTGCCAAACAATTGCTCAATATCATCGCGAGCGATTTATTCCGTAAAAAATAA